The nucleotide window ACATAGTCTGAAAATCAAGTGGTATATTCTGCAATAGTAGTTAACAAACATCTTACATCAAAAATTAACGTAGAATCCTAATAGTAGCAAGAAagttaaaaaacataccaaaaatataataTCATCTTCATTAAAGAATTGTAAATAGGATGGTGTTCGATTGGATAGATTCATATCTGCaaataaacaatttaaacttaCAACTTATTATAAAAATCAAGTGGTATATTCACACACTTAAGGTATTATAAAAACAAAGCACAAAACGAAAATCATCATCTCTCACAACAATTAAGCAAATGAGCATCAACCAAAAATTATATAGTTGATTTATCAATCGTAATGTAGAAGACAACATCACGAAGATGCATGCACAAATTGTGACAGAGAATGCTATCAGTAACTTCATTTAAGTTAATGCAGTACTTAATCAATAAAAATACACCGGATTACAGCAACTATTATTTGCTTCAAAAGAGAATATGAAACGCCGTCAGTGACAAACACATactcataacatcaaataatgattaatctaacatatataatacaaacaataaattcaaaaaaACAATACTTGATTTTATAGAATGTAATCTATAATATGCAATATAACCTTACCGATTTTGATAAGAAAGTTATTTGAGAAAACTTCCAAATATCTTTTCTGGAGCTTATATTCAATACTGaagatgaaaagtatattaaATGGAGTTAATACAGATGTTACATTTACACTGGTTGGTTGAAATTAAAATTTGTAAAATTTATACTTTACCCCCTTTTACATTAAAACATCGCAATTTTTAGACAGCAATAACCACTGTTTGAATATAAATTTAAAATGGTAAATACGAAAAACTtatatattaatttaatatatttatatttatataattaaaaatagtttttaaatcccgatattaaagattattataagttaaataaataaacaattacaagTTAATAGATAAATATCTTATTTTCAACAATCCCAATACAATCTCGCATCTTCTTCTCCGGCGAAAAAACTCTATAGTTTCTTCTTCCTCAGACTTGACGATCAGAAGTTTGAAGTTTTAGATCAGGTGTTTTTTTTGTTCTCTTGTGTATTTTATTGGTATGCTTTAACATGTTCCTTTCAGTTTCCTCATTTCAAatttgaaggggtaaggtcccaaaaacctcataataaatgctgggaccataccacaaccttaaCTTTCAGCCTggcaccttgcgcggccgcgcactggtctcacAAAAAGAAAGGCTTAAAAGGCCTACAACAGTCAACACTTGCGCCCAAAGGGAACCACCAAACCTTGCGCCGTTCCTACACAAAACAAAGGATAAAAATCCGGAGTCAGATACTTCCGcttaatatccagacttggatattatttgtccagacttgggatttattcaccTGTTTTTTCCCCACgataaggtgtcacaccagattgcagcagtaatcttctagaaataatacaatcgtgcaccaccaagacggttacaaccgtctggacacaTGTCACTATATCAGTCGTCCCTAAATTCACAACGAATGCATGCAAATGAAGAATAATCTCCACTTAAGTCACTTTACACGTGGCTAATCCCTAGCCTTTGAtctaaaccacgatccgtgtgctatCACGTCGGATCAAGGAGTATTAAAGGAAGGAAacataaccgcttacggggttagcatcttccgtctctttttcactaacgggttttcccgcctttaaacgactcccggctataaatatgagaaaaatcaGGTATGAatacaagttacacacacttcttaaatacatcttcttctttattaccaatacttattctcacaccggagtcgggtcaaggagagaaccctcttctccccttggcgaggctaacggtgttctttTTGCAGAACTATCGGAAAAGAAGGTCCGTTAGACCTGAATCGATCGAGTGGAAACCAacctttttatgcggattcaaaccccctagatatctcggttccgaccatttatctagtgtttcttcaaaattatataaacatcaaaatcCTAATCTACTGATGTTAAAATAGATAAACTTATATGaacttattttctttattttataattagATTTATATCAACCTATTTAGTTACATTTTGATTCATTCCATTTAAGTACACGGTGTTAGATTCATATTGTTGGTTGTAGGGACCATATTGAAATACACAACATATAAGTTTGGTCCTACAGAGTGTTGGATATTTTTTTATACCTTAAATAGAATGCTTTTCAGATACAATTGATTTTATATTTTAGTATTTAActgttattgtatttttttaCTTTCAGATGGAGTTTATGATAATTATCAATGTCTCTCAATTGGCAGACCTAAATGAGGGATTGGTAAGCTATATTCTTAGAACAAATTAGCTCAAATCACAATTGTATGCTAAAAACTGtatttataaaattaaagatatattaaATGTTGTGTATTTTATATACATAGGTACATCCGAAGATAATTGCTAACCAATTACCAACAAAGTGTGAAGTGATAAAGTTGGTTGATTATACGGGTTTTAAGTATAAGATTGCAGTACAGAGCATCGGTCATAAAAGTAAGAGGATAAACGGGCCAGAATGGACCCGGTTTGTTGAAACTTATAGAAATAACAAAATAGACAAGttgtatttaaaaaaattgaaggaagcaaaATTTGAGTTAAATGTTTTGAACAATGAGGGATTGGAGATTAGAAAAGATAGCTCGAATAGAGTTATGTTCATGGATGCTTGATACAGGCTGAAGAAGAAACATACTGCAAGCAGGTTAAAAACTActacttatttttatatattaccagTGTATCTTTTGGACTGTTAGAAAAACTtctaatttatattttgtatcCTATATAAAATCTAATATGACATTTCTAAAATATATGAAATAATAGCATTTACCACATGATTTGCTGAAGTTGTTGTCGCAAAAGAGattaaaaattgataacttggttGCCAAAGTACATGGACCAAAGCAGAGTAGTAAAGTTGATGTGCATTATGTTTTCTCTCCTGAAAACAAAAAAGGGATTAGCTGCTGGTTTTATGGGACCAGGATGGACAACTTTTTGCTTCGAAAATGACATTGAGGAAAGCTGCCAACTGCTGTTTCAATGGATGGGAAGTACTCCTGAAGACGACTTCAACTTCACTGTGAAGGTTTTTAACAAAGACGGGATTGCACTTCATGGGGAGACAAAACATAACTGCAGCCGTACCAATCACCAACATCGCAAAAGGCGTCCACATTATAAAAAACAGTTTGAATACCATTTTTTAGAGACACACAGCTTGGTATTTACATATCTACTTTTAATATGGTTGATTTTACTTATAATCTAGGATCTATCTGTTATTACTTAAAGTATATGATGTTTTGAATGAATAACTAAAGAAAGAATTTTCCTTTACAGGCAATACCGATGAACTTTGTTCGAGAACACCAGCAAAATGATTACCTTAGAGCTGTGCTGTCATTTGGTCATGTGAAGTTTTTGGTACAGCTGGTTGTTAGGAGAGATCCTAGAAGACCTGACGACAACAACCATCTAGTGATGCATACAGACTGGCAGCGTATCATGGATCAAACGGGAATATATGTGGGGGAAAAGCTGAGGTTTGAGATAGTCGAAGAAAAAAGTGTAAGAGGAGAAAAAATACACTTTGAAGTTTGTTGACATGATCTTTGAACACCTTTTCAGCCTTGTataatttatgttttagttgaCATGTTTGATGGACAAATTTCTTGTTTGGAAACTAACTTAAGAATAAAGTTATGTAATCTTAGTATATACTTTCAAAACTTTGTGGTTTTACCTCTGTTGATGAAGCAAAATGTATGATGAACCTAAGTTCTGCTGTACATGACCAGATATTACACAATTCAATAGaagatctataatataagatctttaacagatgatgatcaacagctcataaggtctgttgaagcacgctataacagtgcttagcctTTAACAGATCTTTAACAGTGCTTAGGGGTTAACAGACGTTAGCATGCTATAACAGTGCGTAGCCTCTAACAGATGTTAATGTATCTCAAACCCCAACAGTTTTCCGACTAACCAATTGattaaattttcattcatcaatctaACAATAATATACAACCATACTACTTATCCAGTACATCAATAGCCAAACAAACTCTGCTGATAAACCAAAAGGTCTCTTAAGACAAaggttgctgaagcaaaggtcTGCTAAAGAGAACCTCTGCTGATGAAGTAAAATGTATCATGAACCTAAGTCCTGCTGTTCACCAACAGATATTACACAATTCAAAAGaagatctataatataagatcttTAACAGATGATGATCAACAGCTCATAAGGTCTGTTGAAGCACGCTATAACAGTGCTAAGCCTTTAACAGATCTTTAACAGTGCCTAGGGGTTAACAGATGTTAGCACGctataacagtgcttagcctCTAACAGATGTTAATGTATCTCAGACCCCAACAGTTTTCCGACTAACCAATTGattaaattttcattcatcaatctaACAATAATATACAACCTTACTACTTATCCAGTACATCAATAGCCAAACAAACTCTGCTGATGAACCCAAAGGTCTGTTAAGACAAAGACTGCTGAAGTAAAGATCTGCTAAAGAGAACCTCTGCTGATGAAGTAAAATGCATGATGAACCTAAGTCCTGTTGTTCACCAACAAATATTACACAATTCAACAAaagatctataatataagatctttaacagatgatgatcaactgctcataaggtctgttgaagcacgctataacagtgcttagcctTTAACAGTACTTAGGGGTTAACAGATGTTTGCACGctataacagtgcttagcctCTAACAGATGTTAATGTATCTCAGACCCCAACAGTTTTCCGACTAACCAATTCATTAAATTTTCATTCTTCAATTCATTAATCTAACAATAATATACAACCTTACTACTTATCCAGTCCATGAATAGCCAAACAAACTCTGCTGATGAACCAAAACGTCTGTTAAGACAAACACTGCTGAAGCAAAAGTCTGCTAAAGAGAACCTCTGTTGATCAAGTAAAATGTATGAACCTAAGTCCTGCTGTTCACCAACAGATATTACACAATTCAACAGAAGATCTATAAGATAAGATCTTTAACAGATGATGATCAACAGCTCATAAGGTCTGTTGAAGCACGATATAACAATGCTTAGCCTTTAACAGATCTTTTAACAGTGCTTAGGGGTTAACAGATGTTTGCACActataacagtgcttagcctCTTACATATGTTAATGTATCTCAGACCCCAACAGTTTTCCGACTAACCAATTGattaaattttcattcatcaatctaACAATAATATACAACCCTACTACTTATTCAGTCCATCAATATCACCAAAAATGTATATAATGTATAATaacaatattatattatataacaaaCAAAAAGTTAACCTTACTTGATATTCAAACCATAGACATTACATATCATTTTCATCATCGTAGCCCTTACAAACCAAACTTTTAACCACAGTTTGTTAAAACAACAGTTAACAGACATAAATAAAAACCACAAGGATTCTTCAAATAAGTGGTTTCTACTTATCTCTCATAAGAATTGTTTTTTCATAAGCATCTAATTGTTAACCTTAGTCAGCTTCTTCCGGGTTCTTCTCACATTAGTGGACAGCTCACCAACGTTGACAACATCAGCATCTCGAGCCACCCGCTTTCCATTGGGACTTGATCCAGaatccttttcaacttcaacgacTGAAGAGTCGGCCGTAACAGAGACATCATCCTTGCAACAGATCACAAAACAACTATTgatctcatttaataaaataatgaacTCTTTTTTAAACGTACTAAACATACTTTAAAAATAAATACTCACCCTTGAAGTTCGCTCAGCAGACACCTGGGAAGAGTCTGAAAGGTTAACGTCTTTAACGTCAGCTACCTCTTGAGTAACCTAAAGGATCATAATATATGATATCATATAAAAAAGTACAGAATGCAGtatttaaaactcaaaagaaaaataaatagattGAAAGAGTAATTTTATATGCTACCTCATCAGTATTTTCATCATCATTACCATCTCCACCAACCAACTCAGCAATTATTACTGGATCATCACATGTTTTTTGCACAGTATAAACACGATAGTCATTTTTAAGATTGAACTCTGAAACATCAATCTTAAAAGCAGCCTTCTTATCAACCAATCGAAATAGCTCATGAGGGAATCCAGTATCATTGGCCTTAACCTGCCTCTCTCTTATGTCACTCGCCGCTAATCCAAGAAGCTTCTGAACATCTCTATCAAACATAACAAAAGAAACACTACCAGTCTCATTCTGCACCCGCACTTGCACCTTGAACCTGAAATATACACAACTAACTAAGTAAACTGCAAAACTATATTCAAATATCAGTCTTAGAATGTTACTTATATAGATATAACACTAAATAATCATCATTACTTACTTTGTCGTGATCGATGTACATTCAGTATGACATCTGATACAAACCAAAGAAGTCGCAGGCATTCGAAGAATAtcatctgaaacattttcaacaTTCTGCAAGTATTCACTTTTACCTATCACCTTCTTGAAACACTTACGACAGCCAGCAATAAACCAACCATACTCTTCTTGCACAATCTTAATTGTCGCAACCACAACACAAGACATTTCCTGTAAAAACACAAGACACTTCCTGTAAAAACACGCAGGTGACAAACCAAACAAATAACCAAACTATATACAAAGATGTGAAACCTTTTCTATCTCGCTAatctcatcaacatgtttcttcacACCTTCAGTTACAAATTCTTTATGTAATGGAAAAACACTCTGAGATGATAGTATCGTTTGAGAAGTAGAACCACTCCCTTGTCCAAACTTCAGTATATGCCTTTTGAATACGCCAAATGATTAGAATTAGTATACAAATGACATGAAACCAAGTATTTGACTTGAACATCTATATACAATAGAAATTACATTGAAAAATTACCTCCTCCTTAGCTCATCAActtcatcaatttcttcattCAGAAAAAATCGTGTTGCAAACTTATCACTTTGAACAGTATATTCACCTACATGGAAAAGTATATAGATATTTAATGTATACCTGTTTTTATATTGCCAGAAATAAACAGTATAGTTATGATTTGCagaaaatttttacaaaaataccTTTCCATTCCTTACAGTTTCCATGCTGTATAACAGCCATCACATGCTCATGAGGTGGGATTTTGGAAATGAAGTCCTTAATCTGCAGAGCATAATCATTCCACACAGTACACCGCAAAACCTTACCCCTATATGAAAAGAATATTcatatcaaaacaacattgaatgaataaaaacagaaaatCAACCAGGAAAGGTATAGCATTTATTAAAGTAGCAAATAAGCCATAAATTAACTACCATATTCACTAAGAATAAACGGTAGACCTCATTTGTTACCATTATTCAGCATTACATACAAATACCATaaatctcatttattaccatTACCATGATCCCACATTAAATACAAACAttcttcatcttatttattaACATCATTAAATACATTTAATGATTAGTACATGACTGAACATATAAACAACAACTTACTCCAAATCTTCAATCTCGAAATTCATCTTCTTAGTCTCCTTTGGAGGTCGATCAAAGATTTCAAGATCTCTACAACAAATCACAGATCCAGCAACATCTATATGATCACATTATACAAGAATATAAGTAAAACTctctaatattatacaagcaagacatgattacaaaaatatacacTACCAACACTCAAAGCATTTAACGCCTCTCCTTGAAGAATATCTTCATAAGCTCTGAAATTGAAACCATACTCAACACCTTGCCAATCTCTCACAGGAGTAACAGTCGTGCATCTataaaagttgattttataaGGCTGCACTACTACtttatataaatctttattcTCACCAACACCAAATTTCGACAGAATCACAACAGCATCTTCTTGCAGTTGTCCAT belongs to Helianthus annuus cultivar XRQ/B chromosome 5, HanXRQr2.0-SUNRISE, whole genome shotgun sequence and includes:
- the LOC110943538 gene encoding uncharacterized protein LOC110943538, with the translated sequence MAMGCGVGVGGSLMTMVDIMGGGGGRRLENVVLYAKKILSLNVLQGVKIQAGIKSHLIPVFDGQLQEDAVVILSKFGVGENKDLYKVVVQPYKINFYRCTTVTPVRDWQGVEYGFNFRAYEDILQGEALNALSVDVAGSVICCRDLEIFDRPPKETKKMNFEIEDLEGKVLRCTVWNDYALQIKDFISKIPPHEHVMAVIQHGNCKEWKGEYTVQSDKFATRFFLNEEIDEVDELRRRHILKFGQGSGSTSQTILSSQSVFPLHKEFVTEGVKKHVDEISEIEKEMSCVVVATIKIVQEEYGWFIAGCRKCFKKVIGKSEYLQNVENVSDDILRMPATSLVCIRCHTECTSITTKFKVQVRVQNETGSVSFVMFDRDVQKLLGLAASDIRERQVKANDTGFPHELFRLVDKKAAFKIDVSEFNLKNDYRVYTVQKTCDDPVIIAELVGGDGNDDENTDEVTQEVADVKDVNLSDSSQVSAERTSRDDVSVTADSSVVEVEKDSGSSPNGKRVARDADVVNVGELSTNVRRTRKKLTKDLGSSCILLHQQRFSLADLYFSSLCLNRPLGSSAEFVWLLMYWISSKVVYYC